One genomic window of Candidatus Coatesbacteria bacterium includes the following:
- a CDS encoding HAD-IA family hydrolase: protein MVSRWFFIIVTDGELCYHTCIFITGGLYPVNANLIEAVIFDMDGVLVDSEPLQYEAYRRVFADHGAVVERDEFIRLWVGRGSVLHEHIERHDLRVSVEEVRLAKKTVYDELVREKLKLRPGLLGLLRRLHRQLLTALASSAHPDSVSVVLEKFKLTEYFDAILTGGDVKHNKPHPEIYLKAAERLGVAPEQCLALEDSTAGVASAKEAGMRVIALPHEYTRSQDFSRADLLITDLRNLRLRLGQRRSDRPTAEPE from the coding sequence ATGGTGTCACGGTGGTTCTTTATCATTGTTACTGACGGTGAGCTGTGCTACCATACTTGTATATTCATCACAGGAGGACTTTACCCGGTGAACGCCAATCTGATTGAAGCCGTAATTTTCGATATGGACGGAGTGCTGGTGGACTCCGAACCCCTGCAGTACGAGGCTTACCGCCGGGTGTTCGCCGATCACGGCGCCGTGGTCGAACGCGATGAATTCATCCGGCTGTGGGTCGGCCGGGGCAGTGTGCTCCACGAACACATTGAGCGTCACGACCTGCGGGTCTCCGTCGAGGAGGTCCGCTTGGCAAAGAAGACGGTCTACGACGAGCTGGTGCGCGAAAAACTCAAGCTGCGCCCCGGATTGCTGGGACTGCTGCGCCGGCTGCACCGCCAACTGCTCACCGCTCTGGCCTCCAGCGCCCACCCCGATTCCGTCAGCGTAGTCCTGGAAAAGTTCAAGCTGACCGAATACTTCGACGCCATCCTCACCGGCGGCGACGTCAAACACAACAAACCCCATCCCGAGATCTATCTCAAGGCCGCCGAACGCCTGGGCGTCGCCCCGGAGCAATGCCTGGCGCTGGAGGACTCGACGGCGGGGGTCGCCTCGGCAAAGGAGGCCGGGATGCGCGTCATCGCCCTGCCCCACGAGTACACCCGGAGCCAGGACTTCAGCCGGGCCGACCTGTTGATCACCGACCTGCGAAACCTGCGACTGCGACTGGGGCAACGCCGCAGCGACCGCCCCACCGCCGAACCCGAATGA